The following coding sequences are from one Paenibacillus tundrae window:
- a CDS encoding ABC transporter substrate-binding protein, which yields MKKSLNGLLLMLVFALVLAGCGQSTSTTTDTSKAADSGSAPAEETAGPVTVKHNRGELKLDKPAERVVTLEWTYTEDVVALGVQPVGNADNANYKVYVTSEAALDDSVTDIGTRSEPNLEAIAALKPDLIIANADNNNAVYDQLNAIAPTLEFDPYNGDGYNYDKMTEIFNSIATALGKEDKAKEVLADLDQHYEEAKQKLADAGKSDFHFALTQAFTYQNAASLRMFTDNSVVVGTLDKIGLVNDWQPDKLEGYGFSTVGIESLSAVQDSNFIYITQPDDDVFGTAMKDNSVWNGLNFVKDKRVYQLDSTTWTFGGPISSKVLVDGVVGAITK from the coding sequence ATGAAAAAGAGTTTGAACGGACTTTTGTTGATGTTAGTATTTGCACTCGTGCTAGCGGGGTGTGGTCAATCTACTAGCACAACTACTGATACAAGTAAGGCAGCGGATTCAGGCAGTGCTCCGGCTGAAGAGACAGCAGGTCCTGTAACGGTGAAGCATAATCGTGGTGAGCTTAAATTAGACAAGCCAGCAGAACGAGTTGTTACATTGGAATGGACCTATACCGAAGATGTGGTTGCTCTGGGCGTTCAGCCAGTAGGTAACGCAGACAACGCTAACTATAAAGTGTACGTGACTTCTGAAGCAGCTCTCGATGATAGTGTGACGGATATTGGAACACGCAGTGAGCCAAACTTGGAGGCCATTGCTGCCCTTAAACCCGATCTAATCATTGCAAATGCTGATAATAATAATGCTGTTTATGATCAACTGAATGCAATTGCACCAACGCTTGAATTTGATCCATACAACGGCGATGGTTATAACTATGACAAAATGACAGAGATCTTCAATTCGATTGCAACTGCACTTGGAAAAGAGGATAAAGCAAAAGAAGTTCTTGCTGACCTTGATCAGCATTATGAAGAAGCGAAACAAAAGCTGGCTGATGCGGGTAAATCAGACTTCCACTTTGCATTGACACAAGCATTTACCTATCAGAATGCTGCAAGCTTGCGTATGTTTACTGATAATTCAGTTGTTGTAGGCACTTTGGACAAAATTGGACTCGTTAATGACTGGCAGCCGGACAAATTGGAAGGATACGGATTCTCCACAGTGGGCATTGAATCCCTGTCTGCCGTACAAGATAGCAACTTCATTTATATCACACAGCCAGATGATGACGTGTTTGGCACAGCAATGAAAGATAACTCTGTTTGGAATGGTCTAAACTTTGTTAAAGACAAACGAGTATATCAACTGGACAGCACAACATGGACATTTGGTGGGCCAATCTCCTCCAAAGTTCTCGTTGATGGAGTCGTTGGAGCGATTACGAAATGA